From a single Flavobacterium sp. genomic region:
- a CDS encoding low molecular weight protein-tyrosine-phosphatase, with protein MSSKILMVCLGNICRSPLAEGIMRAKLSKDFIVDSAGTGGWHAGELPDKRSISTAKNRGLDITSQRARQFKISDFNTFDYIYVMDNSNYKDVMALAPNEEVKSKVKLILNELFPNENVDVPDPYYGGQDGFENVFNMLNEACDVIAGKLKR; from the coding sequence ATGTCTTCTAAAATCTTAATGGTCTGCTTAGGAAATATTTGCCGTTCTCCTTTGGCAGAAGGTATTATGCGGGCTAAACTTTCTAAAGATTTTATTGTAGATTCCGCTGGAACTGGTGGTTGGCACGCGGGAGAATTACCCGACAAGCGTTCTATTTCAACTGCAAAAAATAGAGGTTTGGATATTACTAGCCAAAGAGCGCGACAATTTAAAATAAGTGATTTTAATACCTTTGATTATATCTATGTAATGGACAATTCCAATTATAAAGATGTAATGGCATTGGCACCCAATGAAGAAGTAAAATCAAAAGTTAAGCTCATTTTAAACGAACTTTTTCCAAATGAAAATGTTGATGTTCCCGACCCATATTATGGAGGACAAGACGGATTTGAAAACGTTTTTAATATGCTAAACGAAGCTTGCGATGTAATTGCTGGAAAACTTAAAAGATAA
- the cas1 gene encoding type II CRISPR-associated endonuclease Cas1 encodes MLKKSILLENKASISTKNLQLVIKSKIRESTIPIEDIGYIVIDHPEIYLSIPAMNLLIENNTAVIICNKNHLPNGLLLNLNSHHIQQEIFKNQINASAPLKKQLWQQTIVEKITNQGILLQKITSKNNNFDFLASKVLSGDSSNMEGVAASFYWKVFFEQKFKRERFGEYPNNFLNYGYAILRAATARALSGSGLLNTLGIHHKSKYNAYALADDIMEPFRPIIDEKVAEIMGNYDEQELNTQIKSELLQVLTRTVYFKDEKSPLMVALQKTASSLQQCYTGERKKINYPKLWN; translated from the coding sequence ATGCTAAAAAAATCAATTCTTCTTGAAAACAAAGCTTCCATTTCTACTAAAAATCTTCAATTAGTAATCAAAAGTAAAATAAGAGAAAGTACTATTCCAATTGAAGACATAGGCTATATTGTTATTGATCATCCTGAAATTTATTTAAGCATTCCAGCAATGAATTTACTGATTGAAAACAATACTGCAGTTATTATTTGCAATAAAAATCATTTACCCAATGGCTTATTGTTAAACCTCAACAGTCATCATATTCAACAAGAAATATTTAAAAACCAAATAAATGCAAGTGCTCCTTTAAAGAAGCAGCTTTGGCAACAAACGATTGTAGAGAAAATAACCAATCAAGGAATATTATTACAAAAAATCACTTCTAAAAATAACAATTTTGATTTTCTAGCTTCAAAAGTTTTAAGTGGTGATAGTTCTAATATGGAAGGAGTTGCTGCTAGCTTTTATTGGAAAGTATTTTTTGAACAAAAATTTAAACGAGAACGGTTTGGCGAATATCCAAATAATTTTTTGAATTATGGCTATGCTATATTAAGAGCTGCAACTGCAAGAGCATTGTCGGGAAGTGGCTTATTGAATACTTTAGGAATTCATCATAAAAGTAAATACAATGCCTATGCTTTAGCAGATGACATTATGGAGCCATTTCGACCAATTATTGATGAAAAAGTTGCCGAAATTATGGGGAATTATGATGAGCAAGAATTAAATACACAGATTAAATCTGAATTACTTCAAGTGCTTACACGAACAGTTTATTTTAAAGACGAGAAAAGCCCTTTGATGGTTGCCTTACAAAAAACGGCTAGTTCTTTACAACAATGTTATACAGGCGAAAGAAAGAAAATTAATTATCCCAAATTATGGAACTAA
- the cas2 gene encoding CRISPR-associated endonuclease Cas2 — protein sequence MELNGYRIMWLFVFFDLPTETKKDRRNASGFRNNLLKDGFSMMQYSVYVRHCASSESADVHEKRIHNLLPPLGKVSVLRITDKQFGNILNFWGKAEVPKAPQPTQLELF from the coding sequence ATGGAACTAAATGGATACCGTATTATGTGGCTATTTGTATTTTTTGATTTACCAACCGAAACGAAAAAAGACCGAAGAAACGCTTCGGGATTTAGAAACAATCTATTAAAAGATGGCTTTAGTATGATGCAATATTCTGTTTATGTGCGACATTGTGCCAGTAGCGAAAGTGCTGATGTACACGAAAAACGAATTCATAATTTATTGCCGCCATTAGGAAAAGTGAGTGTTTTACGAATAACCGATAAACAATTTGGTAATATTTTAAATTTTTGGGGGAAAGCTGAAGTACCCAAAGCACCGCAACCTACTCAATTAGAGCTGTTTTGA
- a CDS encoding type II toxin-antitoxin system RelE/ParE family toxin: MFYSYFLTREAKEDLWRIYEFGVHRFGDTQADKYFIMLHDCFDKIASNPYMFPVVSNYKDVERFCVCGVDTIYYNIRGNQIEIVTIIGRQDF; encoded by the coding sequence ATGTTCTATAGTTATTTTCTAACTCGAGAAGCAAAAGAAGATTTGTGGAGAATTTATGAGTTTGGAGTTCATAGATTTGGAGATACCCAAGCAGATAAATATTTTATAATGTTGCATGATTGTTTTGACAAGATTGCTTCCAATCCTTATATGTTTCCAGTTGTTTCAAATTATAAAGATGTAGAACGATTCTGTGTTTGTGGTGTTGACACGATTTATTATAATATTAGAGGTAATCAAATTGAAATCGTCACCATCATTGGAAGACAAGATTTTTAA
- a CDS encoding CopG family transcriptional regulator: MARQSITLANQNDEWLKEQVAKEEFTSKSEAVNYLIKQARERDAYHEYVQMKIDRGLKSGFAPRQTKEEMLAEFKKRLNVL, from the coding sequence ATGGCACGACAAAGTATCACATTAGCCAATCAAAACGATGAATGGTTAAAAGAACAAGTAGCTAAGGAAGAATTTACTAGCAAAAGTGAAGCGGTAAATTATTTGATTAAACAAGCTCGTGAACGCGATGCTTATCATGAGTATGTGCAGATGAAAATTGATAGAGGTTTAAAAAGTGGATTTGCACCAAGACAAACCAAAGAAGAAATGTTAGCCGAGTTCAAAAAGCGATTGAATGTTCTATAG